A window of the Cystobacter fuscus genome harbors these coding sequences:
- a CDS encoding carbohydrate ABC transporter permease, giving the protein MRNVVPQPPSSEPGNPAALLTDSGGLNGVPGSGEPSGGAGTLRRGRVLVGLFLSLGVALFIAQGLLAKALDSVSTERADRQSFVSLRALEDLVQRAGGSGDAVRAVVDTWKTQLPAGSAVRVVAFSGIRLEASTFPEDVGERVAPRRLSREEKPLYDRGQRLRAAVETNREEGSARKLEVEAEALPGGGRLLSAPVEVEGSVVGMVELATAPLAAPLEPSLPTLLLCWLLPLALCAAASFVARRQGVLVAVSVVALVAGLGAYGSYSLGTLGAEVRGTQTLVAEQVRAMSERAQAVMAERQLATEPALRPGDWDADAYRRPLGLVSPEGQVNEAVVSARMEELRSGVGRAMTGLGAVALVVLLFIGLGGVHRTVATVVENRTAYLYIAPAMVGMLVLVFFPFFYGIALSFTDSTLYNAGQPFVNLWVGLRNYVEILGDFNIVKRAQDGSLVFNYLNFYYTLFFTVVWTITNVVLGVTLGLVLALILNVDKLAFRPVYRVLLILPWAMPNYITALIWKGMFHQQFGVVNHIIRMFGGQGLSWYDTPFTSFLTVLATNGWLSFPFMMVVSLGALQSIPMELYEAARVDGASRWQQFTAITLPALKPALVPAVILSVVWTFNQFNVIFLVTEGEPSHSTEILITQAYKYAFQLYRHGYAAAYSTIIFGILLLYSMVQNRVSRATEAA; this is encoded by the coding sequence GTGAGAAACGTGGTCCCCCAGCCTCCCAGCAGCGAACCTGGGAATCCCGCCGCCCTGCTCACCGACAGCGGCGGCCTCAATGGTGTCCCCGGTTCGGGCGAACCCTCCGGAGGCGCGGGCACGCTCCGCCGTGGACGGGTGCTCGTGGGCCTGTTCCTCTCGCTCGGCGTGGCGCTGTTCATCGCCCAGGGCCTGTTGGCCAAGGCGTTGGACAGCGTCTCCACCGAGCGCGCGGATCGTCAGTCCTTCGTGTCCCTGCGCGCCCTGGAGGATCTCGTCCAGCGCGCCGGGGGCTCGGGCGACGCGGTGCGCGCCGTGGTGGACACGTGGAAGACGCAACTGCCCGCCGGCAGCGCGGTGCGGGTGGTGGCCTTCTCGGGCATCCGGCTGGAGGCGTCCACCTTCCCCGAGGACGTGGGGGAGCGCGTGGCGCCGCGCCGGCTGAGCCGCGAGGAGAAGCCCCTCTATGACCGCGGTCAGCGGCTGCGCGCCGCGGTGGAGACCAACCGCGAGGAGGGCAGTGCGCGCAAGCTGGAGGTAGAGGCCGAGGCGCTGCCCGGAGGCGGACGCCTGCTGAGCGCCCCGGTGGAAGTGGAGGGCTCGGTGGTGGGCATGGTGGAGTTGGCCACGGCGCCGCTCGCGGCCCCGCTCGAGCCCTCGCTGCCGACGTTGTTGTTGTGCTGGCTGTTGCCGCTGGCGCTGTGCGCCGCGGCGTCCTTCGTGGCGCGGCGCCAGGGCGTGCTCGTCGCCGTGTCGGTGGTGGCGCTCGTGGCGGGCCTGGGAGCCTATGGCTCCTATTCGCTGGGCACGCTGGGCGCCGAGGTGCGGGGCACGCAGACGCTCGTGGCCGAGCAGGTGCGCGCGATGTCCGAGCGGGCCCAGGCGGTGATGGCGGAGCGGCAGCTCGCCACCGAGCCCGCGCTCCGGCCCGGGGACTGGGACGCGGATGCGTACCGCCGTCCGTTGGGACTGGTGAGCCCCGAGGGGCAGGTGAATGAGGCGGTGGTGTCCGCGCGCATGGAGGAACTGCGCTCGGGCGTGGGCCGCGCGATGACGGGCCTGGGCGCGGTGGCGCTCGTTGTGCTGCTCTTCATCGGCCTGGGGGGCGTGCACCGCACGGTGGCCACCGTGGTGGAGAACCGCACCGCCTACCTCTACATCGCCCCGGCGATGGTGGGCATGCTGGTGCTCGTCTTCTTCCCGTTCTTCTACGGCATCGCCCTGTCGTTCACCGACTCCACGCTCTACAACGCGGGCCAGCCGTTCGTGAACCTGTGGGTCGGCCTGCGCAACTACGTGGAGATCCTCGGCGACTTCAACATCGTCAAGCGCGCGCAGGACGGCTCGCTCGTCTTCAACTACCTCAACTTCTACTACACGCTCTTCTTCACGGTGGTGTGGACCATCACCAACGTGGTGCTCGGCGTGACGCTGGGTCTGGTGCTGGCGCTGATCCTCAACGTGGACAAGCTGGCTTTCCGGCCCGTCTACCGCGTGCTGCTCATCCTGCCCTGGGCCATGCCCAACTACATCACCGCGCTCATCTGGAAGGGCATGTTCCACCAGCAGTTCGGCGTGGTGAACCACATCATCCGCATGTTCGGCGGCCAGGGCCTGTCCTGGTACGACACGCCCTTCACTTCGTTCCTCACGGTGCTCGCCACCAACGGCTGGTTGAGCTTCCCCTTCATGATGGTGGTGTCGCTCGGCGCGCTCCAGTCCATCCCCATGGAGCTGTACGAGGCGGCGCGCGTGGATGGCGCCAGTCGCTGGCAGCAGTTCACCGCCATCACCCTGCCGGCGCTCAAGCCCGCGCTCGTGCCCGCCGTCATTCTCTCGGTGGTGTGGACCTTCAACCAGTTCAACGTCATCTTCCTGGTGACCGAGGGTGAGCCGAGCCACTCGACGGAGATCCTCATCACCCAGGCGTACAAGTACGCCTTCCAGCTCTACCGCCACGGCTACGCGGCGGCCTACTCCACCATCATCTTCGGCATCCTGTTGCTCTACAGCATGGTGCAGAACCGGGTCTCGCGCGCCACGGAGGCCGCCTGA
- a CDS encoding extracellular solute-binding protein, which yields MKNLRWMFAAASACVLALLPSASSAAETKELVLWHGYRAEEKAALEKLVGQFNAAHAAEGIKVNTLAVPYDAYADKISATVPRGKGPDVFIFAQDRLGGWIEAGNTVEPIDFYLDDELKKRFIPSTLQAMVYRGTTYGLPLNYKSITLIYNKKLVPTPPKTSGELVAMAKKITDQKAGRFGLAYAYGDFYYHAALMNGFGGGVFGADGAPTMNSPANIKAAEQLLKWKNKDGILPAEPTTALITSLFNEGKAGMVFSGPWFLGEIAKGVDYGLAPLPTLDEAGGKPMRPWTTVEGVYVAAPSKNKDAAFELAKFLTSTEGAKVLALEGRQSPANQAVYSDPKVAGDAQLKAFRAQVDTAVPMPNVPEMSMVWGHATSAMSSILKATATPKAALDAAQKGVAKDVASLRKK from the coding sequence ATGAAGAACCTGCGATGGATGTTCGCGGCCGCGAGCGCCTGTGTGCTCGCCCTCCTGCCCTCGGCCTCTTCCGCCGCCGAGACGAAGGAACTCGTCCTCTGGCACGGCTACCGCGCCGAGGAGAAGGCCGCGCTGGAGAAGCTGGTGGGCCAGTTCAACGCCGCCCACGCCGCCGAGGGCATCAAGGTGAACACGCTGGCGGTGCCGTATGACGCCTACGCGGACAAGATCTCCGCCACGGTGCCGCGCGGCAAGGGCCCGGACGTCTTCATCTTCGCCCAGGACCGGCTCGGCGGATGGATCGAGGCGGGCAACACCGTGGAGCCCATCGACTTCTACCTGGACGATGAGCTCAAGAAGCGCTTCATCCCCTCCACGCTCCAGGCGATGGTCTACCGCGGCACCACCTACGGCCTGCCGCTCAACTACAAGTCCATCACGCTCATCTACAACAAGAAGCTGGTGCCCACGCCGCCCAAGACGAGCGGCGAGCTGGTGGCGATGGCCAAGAAGATCACCGACCAGAAGGCGGGCCGCTTCGGTCTGGCCTACGCCTACGGTGACTTCTACTACCACGCGGCGCTGATGAACGGCTTTGGCGGGGGCGTGTTCGGCGCGGATGGCGCGCCCACGATGAACTCGCCGGCGAACATCAAGGCGGCCGAGCAGCTGCTCAAGTGGAAGAACAAGGACGGCATCCTCCCGGCCGAGCCCACCACCGCGCTCATCACCTCGCTCTTCAACGAGGGCAAGGCGGGCATGGTGTTCTCCGGCCCGTGGTTCCTCGGGGAGATCGCCAAGGGCGTGGACTACGGCCTCGCGCCGCTGCCCACGCTGGACGAGGCGGGCGGCAAGCCCATGCGTCCGTGGACGACGGTGGAGGGCGTCTATGTCGCCGCGCCGTCGAAGAACAAGGACGCGGCGTTCGAGCTGGCCAAATTCCTCACCAGCACCGAGGGCGCCAAGGTGCTCGCGCTCGAGGGCCGTCAGAGCCCCGCCAACCAGGCGGTGTACTCCGACCCGAAGGTGGCCGGGGACGCGCAGCTCAAGGCGTTCCGCGCCCAGGTCGACACGGCGGTGCCCATGCCCAACGTGCCGGAGATGTCGATGGTCTGGGGCCATGCCACCTCGGCGATGAGCTCCATCCTCAAGGCGACCGCGACCCCCAAGGCCGCCCTCGATGCCGCCCAGAAGGGTGTCGCCAAGGACGTGGCCAGCCTGCGCAAGAAGTGA
- a CDS encoding ABC transporter ATP-binding protein: protein MSGVVFKNVAKRYGDVSVIEGLNLDIQDHEFMVLVGPSGCGKSTALRMIAGLEEITGGSLSIGDRVVNQLPPKDRDVAMVFQNYALYPHMSIRENLEFGLKIRKTPKPEMDKLVNEAAEILGITHLLDRKPKQLSGGQRQRVALGRAIVRKPAVFLFDEPLSNLDAKLRVQMRSEIKKLQQRLGVTSVYVTHDQIEAMTMGHRIAVMKEGKLQQLGTPLEVYERPANVFVAQFIGSPPMSFTSATLSANGEVLEGDGFKLPVPQSLRAVTAGKGGRKLKVGIRPDNILSPEATARGETAPIEVSVDLVEPLGNEVIVHSRLADNSLVFRLPPHHTPATGSKLKVLVELDSLHLFDAETEQRLSA from the coding sequence ATGTCCGGTGTGGTTTTCAAGAATGTGGCCAAGCGTTACGGCGACGTGTCCGTCATCGAGGGCTTGAACCTCGACATCCAGGACCATGAGTTCATGGTGCTCGTGGGTCCGTCGGGCTGTGGCAAGTCCACCGCGTTGCGGATGATCGCCGGTCTGGAGGAGATCACCGGGGGCAGCCTGTCCATCGGCGATCGCGTGGTGAACCAGCTGCCGCCCAAGGACCGGGACGTGGCGATGGTCTTCCAGAACTACGCGCTCTATCCGCACATGTCCATCCGGGAGAACCTCGAGTTCGGCCTGAAGATCCGCAAGACGCCCAAGCCGGAGATGGACAAGCTGGTGAACGAGGCGGCGGAGATCCTCGGCATCACCCACCTGCTGGACAGAAAGCCCAAGCAGCTCTCGGGCGGTCAGCGCCAGCGCGTGGCGCTCGGCCGCGCCATCGTGCGCAAGCCGGCGGTGTTCCTCTTCGACGAGCCCCTGTCCAACCTCGACGCCAAGCTGCGCGTGCAGATGCGCTCGGAGATCAAGAAGCTCCAGCAGCGTCTGGGCGTCACCTCGGTCTACGTGACGCACGACCAGATCGAGGCCATGACGATGGGCCACCGCATCGCGGTGATGAAGGAAGGCAAGCTGCAGCAGCTCGGCACGCCGCTCGAGGTGTACGAGCGCCCGGCCAACGTCTTCGTGGCCCAGTTCATCGGCTCGCCCCCCATGAGCTTCACCTCGGCCACGCTGTCGGCCAATGGCGAGGTGCTCGAGGGCGATGGCTTCAAGCTGCCGGTGCCCCAGAGCCTGCGCGCGGTGACGGCGGGCAAGGGTGGACGCAAGCTCAAGGTCGGCATCCGCCCCGACAACATCCTGTCGCCCGAGGCCACCGCCCGCGGCGAGACGGCGCCCATCGAGGTGAGCGTGGACCTCGTCGAGCCGCTCGGCAACGAGGTCATCGTCCACTCGCGCCTGGCCGACAACTCCCTCGTCTTCCGCCTGCCGCCCCACCACACGCCCGCCACGGGCTCCAAGCTCAAGGTGCTGGTGGAGCTGGACTCGCTGCACCTGTTCGATGCCGAGACCGAGCAACGGCTGTCCGCCTGA
- a CDS encoding alpha-amylase family glycosyl hydrolase translates to MGCLHAPPSAEKVTSEVHTDAAASVPVAAPPPPAPAQVAAPAVAPRPWSDEVLYFVVVDRFADGDATNNLQVDAKAPGTFHGGDFKGLREQLDELSSLGVTALWITPVVKNIDGFVTGAGFPDWGYHGYWAEDFHQLDPRFGSEQELKALVDAAHQRGIRVLLDVVYNHPGYNSRYQKDPQTSGWLRSQEQGTCGQDDVTSCVSGLPDFKTEEPEVAKYLLDAQLDWGKRSGVDGFRLDTVKHVDHPFWKEHRRRTREELGPDFFLLGEVWGGDRESLDPWFSGDELDAGFDFGFQGSALAWVQGRGRTVAFDAYLRSRHKVRKGYLLSHFLSSHDVPGALFQLGGDKARFRLAAVLQLTTTGMPVIYYGEEVGRLGGDWPANRGDMPWGERRVGPGAGLPRDESLRQFYQRLVALRRAHPALSRGSHKGLTTEGDVYTFVRHDPESGDAVVVAVNRGGKKASVSVPWPEAWGGAAARDLLDGSGLEPGPTLEITVEALSARILGRAL, encoded by the coding sequence ATGGGCTGCCTCCACGCGCCGCCCTCCGCCGAGAAGGTGACGTCCGAGGTTCACACGGACGCGGCGGCTTCCGTTCCCGTGGCGGCTCCCCCGCCTCCCGCTCCCGCCCAGGTGGCGGCTCCCGCGGTGGCGCCCCGCCCCTGGTCCGACGAGGTGCTCTACTTCGTCGTCGTGGATCGCTTCGCGGATGGCGATGCGACCAACAACCTCCAGGTGGACGCGAAGGCCCCGGGCACCTTCCACGGCGGAGACTTCAAGGGCCTGCGCGAGCAGCTCGACGAGCTGTCCTCGCTGGGCGTGACGGCGCTGTGGATCACCCCCGTGGTGAAGAACATCGACGGCTTCGTCACCGGCGCGGGCTTTCCGGACTGGGGCTATCACGGCTACTGGGCCGAGGACTTCCATCAGCTCGACCCGCGCTTCGGCTCCGAGCAGGAGCTGAAGGCCCTGGTGGACGCCGCCCACCAGCGCGGCATCCGCGTGCTGCTGGACGTGGTGTACAACCACCCGGGCTACAACTCGCGCTACCAGAAGGATCCCCAGACGAGCGGATGGCTGCGCTCGCAGGAGCAGGGGACGTGCGGCCAGGACGACGTGACGAGCTGCGTGTCCGGCCTGCCCGACTTCAAGACGGAAGAGCCCGAGGTGGCGAAGTACCTGCTCGACGCGCAGCTCGACTGGGGCAAGCGCTCGGGGGTGGATGGCTTCCGCCTGGACACGGTGAAGCACGTGGACCACCCCTTCTGGAAGGAGCACCGCCGCCGCACCCGCGAGGAGTTGGGCCCGGACTTCTTCCTGCTCGGAGAGGTGTGGGGCGGGGATCGCGAGTCGCTCGACCCGTGGTTCTCCGGGGACGAGCTGGATGCCGGCTTCGACTTCGGCTTCCAGGGCAGCGCGCTCGCGTGGGTGCAGGGGCGCGGGCGCACCGTGGCCTTCGACGCCTACCTCCGCTCGCGCCACAAGGTCCGCAAGGGCTACCTCCTGTCGCACTTCCTGTCCTCGCACGACGTGCCGGGCGCGCTCTTCCAGCTCGGGGGAGACAAGGCGCGCTTCCGGCTCGCGGCGGTGTTGCAGCTCACCACCACGGGCATGCCCGTCATCTACTACGGCGAGGAAGTGGGCCGCCTGGGGGGAGACTGGCCCGCCAACCGCGGTGACATGCCGTGGGGCGAGCGCCGCGTGGGTCCCGGGGCCGGGCTGCCGCGCGACGAGTCCCTGCGCCAGTTCTACCAGCGGCTCGTCGCGCTCCGGCGGGCCCATCCCGCGCTCTCGCGGGGCTCGCACAAGGGGTTGACGACCGAGGGGGATGTTTACACTTTCGTGCGCCACGACCCCGAGTCCGGTGACGCGGTGGTTGTCGCGGTGAATCGCGGTGGTAAGAAGGCATCCGTCTCGGTCCCCTGGCCCGAGGCATGGGGTGGCGCGGCCGCGCGAGACCTGCTCGACGGAAGCGGACTGGAGCCCGGTCCGACTCTGGAGATCACCGTCGAGGCGCTGTCTGCCCGCATCCTGGGTCGAGCCCTGTGA
- a CDS encoding chemotaxis protein CheC has product MSPLPSDIQLDALREVANIGCGHAINALARLVGGRTVNLSIPRALVAETPELTELLGGADSSVVAAKLGMDGELSGVLLLVMPTQDSVALESLLLRREDAPQEERESALSEAANIVASACLSAIGMLTGWRLLPTVPVLLRGTAGPVLTGVMQATGSDGRVVVLETRFSSVGVPAVSGQMLLLLDQESSRALLTRLGV; this is encoded by the coding sequence GTGAGCCCTCTTCCGAGCGACATTCAGCTGGACGCCCTCCGAGAGGTGGCGAACATCGGCTGCGGCCATGCCATCAACGCGCTCGCGCGGCTGGTGGGTGGTCGCACCGTGAACCTGTCCATTCCCCGCGCCCTCGTGGCCGAGACCCCGGAGCTCACGGAGCTGCTGGGCGGGGCCGATTCGTCCGTGGTGGCGGCGAAGCTGGGCATGGACGGGGAGTTGAGCGGGGTGCTGCTGCTGGTGATGCCCACCCAGGACAGCGTGGCCCTGGAGTCGCTGCTGCTGCGGCGGGAGGATGCGCCCCAGGAGGAGCGCGAGAGCGCCCTGTCCGAGGCCGCCAACATCGTGGCGAGCGCGTGCCTGTCGGCCATCGGCATGCTCACCGGCTGGCGGCTGCTGCCCACGGTGCCGGTGCTCCTGCGGGGCACGGCGGGCCCGGTGCTGACCGGCGTGATGCAGGCCACCGGGAGCGATGGCCGGGTCGTGGTGCTCGAGACGCGCTTCTCGTCCGTGGGCGTGCCCGCCGTCTCCGGCCAGATGTTGCTGCTGTTGGATCAGGAAAGCTCTCGGGCGCTGCTCACCCGCCTGGGCGTGTAG
- a CDS encoding chemotaxis protein CheA, with the protein MTMDMSRYLGLFLTEASEHLEGLGRDLVQLEREGARAVVDSMFRHAHSVKGMASSMGFESIAVLAHRVEDLVDAIRQDPSRLERTLVDLLLSATDAMLAQVRCVADNRTPEDASPLLGQLAERVSLLTGQAPSATKVLSRLTDSIAAATVSVPSPAPPAPPPAPVEPAPVAAAPPAPAIEPLPADFLAEVSSGPESASTAAAQLATAVVKAVKAQELARQDTEPKKVPRWTMQLRISPTCQTPGVRAFLMHKRLLGLGTLHDLRPGLDDLKAGRIPEGSIQLELESAESEDGIRKALRNVADVELVSMTPVVAAPAASPASALQASAEASRGATATGADGVRTVRVRTELLDHFLDTAGELLLATARLRELGKMLPEGSRPPIEEGVYRLHTLVKDLHDKVMSARMTPLSTITDRLPRAARDIARRREREVELIITGAEIELDRAILDDLADPLLHLLRNCIDHGLESPEERVAAGKPPRGRVVVSVRRVRDRVVLEMEDDGRGMNVAKLKEAAVARGAVSAEAAARMTDREALLLSCLPGVSTAKDISEISGRGVGMDAVKRVAENVGGTLEIESELGRGSRFTLRLPLTVAVVQLLLVSVGEEVFGLPIAKVVGALEADSEKLERSRQIPLLPHNQGLLPVYALGELVGVEASPRRGGVRPYVVMEGESGRVALAVDKLMGQEEAVLKPLSRPLDLLPGLSGVTILGTGRPVFILDVPRLLSA; encoded by the coding sequence ATGACCATGGACATGTCCCGCTACCTCGGCCTGTTCCTGACCGAGGCGAGCGAGCATCTGGAAGGCTTGGGCCGGGACCTCGTGCAGCTCGAGCGCGAGGGCGCGCGGGCCGTGGTGGACTCGATGTTCCGCCACGCGCACTCGGTCAAGGGCATGGCCTCGTCGATGGGCTTCGAGTCCATCGCGGTGCTCGCCCACCGCGTGGAGGACCTGGTGGACGCCATCCGCCAGGACCCGAGCCGCCTGGAGCGCACCCTGGTGGACCTGCTCTTGTCCGCCACCGACGCGATGCTCGCCCAGGTGCGTTGCGTGGCCGACAACCGCACGCCCGAGGATGCCTCGCCGCTGCTCGGGCAACTCGCCGAACGCGTGAGCCTGCTCACCGGTCAGGCGCCCTCCGCCACGAAGGTGCTCAGCCGGCTGACCGACTCCATCGCCGCGGCGACCGTGTCGGTGCCTTCCCCCGCTCCGCCGGCTCCTCCCCCCGCGCCCGTCGAGCCCGCGCCCGTCGCCGCCGCGCCGCCTGCTCCCGCCATCGAGCCCCTGCCCGCCGATTTCCTGGCCGAGGTTTCCTCTGGCCCGGAGAGCGCGAGCACCGCGGCGGCCCAGCTCGCCACCGCGGTGGTGAAGGCCGTCAAGGCGCAGGAGCTGGCGCGGCAGGACACCGAGCCCAAGAAGGTGCCGCGCTGGACGATGCAGCTGCGCATCTCCCCCACCTGCCAGACCCCGGGCGTGCGCGCCTTCCTGATGCACAAGCGCCTGCTGGGGCTGGGCACGTTGCACGACCTGCGCCCCGGGCTGGATGACCTCAAGGCCGGCCGCATCCCCGAGGGCAGCATCCAGCTCGAGCTGGAGTCGGCCGAGTCCGAGGACGGCATCCGCAAGGCCCTGCGCAACGTGGCCGACGTGGAGCTCGTCTCCATGACGCCGGTGGTTGCCGCCCCCGCGGCCAGCCCCGCGAGCGCGCTGCAGGCCTCGGCGGAGGCCTCCCGGGGCGCCACCGCGACGGGGGCGGATGGCGTGCGCACGGTGCGGGTGCGCACGGAGCTGTTGGATCACTTCCTGGACACCGCGGGCGAGCTGCTCCTGGCCACCGCGCGCCTGCGCGAGCTGGGCAAGATGTTGCCGGAGGGCTCGCGCCCGCCCATCGAGGAGGGCGTGTACCGGCTGCATACCCTGGTGAAGGACCTGCACGACAAGGTGATGAGCGCGCGCATGACGCCGCTGTCGACCATCACGGATCGGCTGCCCCGCGCGGCGCGCGACATCGCCCGGCGCAGGGAGCGCGAGGTGGAGCTGATCATCACCGGCGCGGAGATCGAGCTGGACCGGGCCATCCTCGACGACCTGGCGGATCCCCTGCTGCACCTGTTGCGCAACTGCATCGACCATGGCCTGGAGTCGCCCGAGGAGCGCGTGGCCGCGGGCAAGCCGCCCCGGGGCCGGGTGGTGGTGTCGGTGCGGCGCGTGCGCGACCGCGTGGTGCTGGAGATGGAGGACGATGGTCGCGGCATGAACGTGGCGAAGCTCAAGGAGGCGGCGGTGGCCCGGGGCGCCGTGTCGGCCGAGGCCGCCGCGCGCATGACGGACCGGGAAGCGCTCCTGCTCTCGTGCCTGCCCGGCGTGTCCACCGCGAAGGACATCTCGGAGATCTCCGGCCGCGGCGTGGGCATGGACGCGGTGAAGCGCGTGGCGGAGAACGTGGGCGGGACGCTGGAAATCGAGAGCGAGCTGGGCCGCGGCTCGCGCTTCACCCTGCGGCTGCCCCTGACGGTGGCCGTGGTGCAGCTCCTGCTCGTGTCGGTGGGGGAGGAAGTCTTCGGCCTGCCCATCGCCAAGGTGGTGGGCGCGCTGGAGGCCGACTCGGAGAAGCTCGAGCGCAGCCGGCAGATTCCGCTGCTGCCCCACAACCAGGGCCTGCTGCCGGTGTACGCCCTGGGAGAGCTGGTGGGAGTCGAGGCGTCGCCCCGCAGGGGCGGTGTGCGGCCCTATGTGGTGATGGAAGGCGAATCCGGCCGCGTCGCGCTCGCGGTCGACAAACTGATGGGGCAGGAAGAAGCGGTGCTCAAGCCGCTCTCCCGGCCCCTGGACTTGCTCCCAGGGCTTTCAGGGGTCACCATCCTGGGCACGGGCCGGCCGGTCTTCATCCTGGACGTCCCAAGGTTGCTATCCGCGTGA
- a CDS encoding response regulator, translating into MAKRVLVVDDAIFMRNMIKDIFASGGFEVVGEAANGLEAVEKYKELKPDLTTMDIVMPFKSGIEATREIIKFDGNAVVIMCSALGQESLVMEAIEAGASDFIVKPFRAEDVLAVVKKVLGEG; encoded by the coding sequence ATGGCTAAGCGGGTGCTGGTCGTCGACGATGCCATCTTCATGCGCAACATGATCAAGGACATCTTCGCGTCCGGTGGCTTCGAGGTCGTCGGAGAGGCGGCCAACGGGCTGGAGGCCGTGGAGAAGTACAAGGAACTCAAGCCGGACCTCACGACGATGGACATCGTCATGCCCTTCAAGAGCGGCATCGAGGCCACGCGCGAAATCATCAAGTTCGATGGCAACGCGGTGGTCATCATGTGCTCGGCCCTGGGGCAGGAGAGTCTGGTGATGGAGGCCATCGAGGCGGGTGCCTCGGACTTCATCGTCAAACCGTTCCGCGCCGAGGACGTCCTGGCGGTCGTCAAGAAAGTCCTGGGGGAGGGCTGA
- a CDS encoding chemotaxis protein CheW, translated as MRHVIFRVEKERYGLPLIAVKEVVVPPERFTRVPRAPKAVTGVMNLRGRVVTVVELRQLLGLPEGPSPNGRVVLLERGRRDLGLLVTDVEGIEAVERVSAAPGRTVPAVRGVARLRGLAVTVLDPEGLDSAVVGLFTAAQK; from the coding sequence GTGCGGCACGTCATCTTCCGGGTGGAGAAGGAGCGCTACGGGCTGCCGCTGATCGCGGTGAAGGAAGTGGTGGTTCCTCCGGAGCGCTTCACCCGGGTGCCGCGAGCCCCCAAGGCGGTGACGGGGGTGATGAACCTGAGGGGTCGGGTGGTGACGGTGGTGGAGCTGCGGCAGTTGTTGGGGCTGCCCGAGGGGCCTTCTCCCAACGGGCGGGTGGTGTTGTTGGAGCGGGGTCGGCGTGATCTCGGGTTGTTGGTGACGGACGTGGAGGGCATCGAGGCCGTGGAGCGGGTGAGCGCGGCTCCAGGCAGGACGGTCCCGGCGGTGCGTGGCGTCGCTCGGTTGCGGGGCCTGGCGGTGACGGTGTTGGATCCAGAAGGGCTGGATTCCGCGGTGGTTGGACTCTTCACCGCGGCGCAGAAGTGA
- a CDS encoding methyl-accepting chemotaxis protein, whose protein sequence is MRRPLRDDPPPGFTPRRDTVQRLLRTVEQSSTGGHEISLQLKIFVGYLMMGCVLTGTLFITEPLLTFWWRIALALGITLALSLTLPRYLPRVTRLRVLSRSAFEISQGDLSKPLVVEPPRAWRRDEIDELALAIRKMQENLRELVGKIQDTAKSVADTAKDLQGSAENVNGTNEEVGLSMDKIARGAETQSQLVGRTSKVITEMAGSIQRTAASAEDAARTAAETSSAAENGSKAALLAGEKVKKVFNRIEAASQQVFAFGEKTQEISKIVDAITQVAQQTNLLALNATIEAARAGEYGRGFAVVADEVRKLAESAGRSAEQISRLARDISGQSTAVVSAMKVGIEELAEGREDLTGIVRSMGSITDTVRKVAEKVHLISDSAREQQKGSEEMVKATEEISLVARNNATSTEAIQSVIQEQTDAMVRMTSLASELTNLSIELQSVVRSFRLNV, encoded by the coding sequence GTGCGCCGCCCTCTTCGCGACGATCCACCTCCCGGCTTCACTCCCCGCCGCGACACCGTGCAGCGGCTGTTGCGCACGGTCGAGCAATCCAGCACGGGAGGCCATGAAATCTCCCTCCAGCTGAAGATCTTCGTGGGCTACCTGATGATGGGGTGCGTGCTCACCGGCACGCTCTTCATCACCGAGCCGCTGCTCACCTTCTGGTGGCGGATTGCCCTGGCCCTGGGCATCACGCTCGCCCTGTCCCTGACGCTGCCGCGCTACCTGCCGCGGGTGACTCGCCTGCGGGTGCTCTCTCGCTCCGCCTTCGAGATCTCCCAGGGCGACCTGTCCAAGCCCCTGGTGGTCGAGCCTCCGCGCGCCTGGCGCCGCGATGAGATCGACGAGCTGGCGCTGGCCATCCGCAAGATGCAGGAGAACCTGCGCGAGCTGGTGGGGAAGATCCAGGACACCGCCAAGAGCGTGGCGGACACCGCCAAGGACCTGCAGGGCTCGGCCGAGAACGTCAACGGCACGAACGAAGAGGTGGGCTTGTCCATGGACAAGATCGCCCGGGGCGCCGAGACGCAGTCCCAACTGGTGGGCCGCACGTCCAAGGTCATCACCGAGATGGCGGGCAGCATCCAACGCACCGCGGCGAGCGCCGAGGACGCGGCCCGCACCGCCGCCGAGACGAGCAGCGCGGCGGAGAACGGCAGCAAGGCCGCCCTGCTCGCCGGCGAGAAGGTGAAGAAGGTCTTCAACCGCATCGAGGCGGCGAGTCAGCAGGTGTTCGCCTTCGGCGAGAAGACGCAGGAGATCTCCAAGATCGTCGACGCCATCACCCAGGTGGCCCAGCAGACCAATCTGCTCGCGCTCAACGCCACCATCGAGGCGGCGCGCGCGGGCGAGTACGGCCGCGGCTTCGCGGTGGTGGCCGACGAGGTGCGCAAGCTCGCCGAGAGCGCGGGTCGCTCGGCCGAACAGATTTCCCGCCTGGCGCGCGACATCTCCGGCCAGTCCACCGCCGTGGTGAGCGCCATGAAGGTGGGCATCGAGGAGCTGGCCGAGGGCCGCGAGGACCTGACCGGCATCGTGCGCTCCATGGGCTCCATCACCGACACGGTGCGCAAGGTGGCCGAGAAGGTCCACCTCATCTCCGACAGCGCCCGCGAGCAGCAGAAGGGCAGCGAGGAGATGGTGAAGGCCACCGAGGAGATTTCCCTCGTGGCGCGCAACAACGCCACCTCCACCGAGGCCATCCAGTCCGTCATCCAGGAGCAGACCGACGCCATGGTGCGCATGACGTCGCTGGCCAGCGAGCTGACCAACCTCTCCATCGAGCTGCAGAGCGTGGTGCGCAGCTTCCGGCTCAATGTGTGA